The sequence AAGGATACGACTTTAGCCATAATAATGTCTCCTGGCCGAAAACTTTTGTATACCTCCACCTGCAAGGAAGAATTGTACTTTGTTTAATTGTtgtaatacaaaaaacataaggATTTGGCATGTATTTAGATATGGATTGGCATGTAAATCACAGTAAAAAAGCAGTGAAACATTAAAGAAGCAGGTTCTCTCATTTTAAAGACTTCATTAAAAGTGCCGTCCAATTAACTGCAGCCATCTGAggtttttgtaaattatttcatttaaccAAAGCATGTGGAAATATGAGGCCAAAACGGCAAACTGAAGGTTttttccccaggactggcgatCCCAACCTTTTACACTGTAAATGTTCCACTTGTCGTACTATAATATACTCATAACACTGCTGCTTTAATGAACTAGTAATGACCACTTAAGAAgctgtaaaagaaaacaaaaaaagcaagtgATCAGATAGCGTTTTTAAGGGTTACCTTGTCTTTTTCTGTTGCTCTTATGTCCTCTCTCCTGCAACACAAAACCGTCAACAGcacattaaatatacatacatctcATTTACACCATGAAGTACGGCAACACCCTTTACTGGCAGGGTGTAACCCCCCCCGAACACTACAGCATGAGCAACTGAACCTACACAACCGCATCCACACTCAATCTCCCTGCACTCCTGGGTCTGTTTTAGGTAAGACCTTATCAGAAGATTATGCAAATATGACAAAAGTCACTTGTGGTTTCTTTTATTGACGAGCGAGGAAATATTCACTGGTTAATCCAAAATGATGGCAGCATATTAAGGAAACATTAATTCAATTACTGAGTGAACACATTTTAGCCAAGGAAATATAGCAATTAACTCTATGGAGCATGGACTTACCTTATAATGCCTCTAAAGGTATTTTTCAATGGTGTTGACCCAATATACATGATCTGGACTTTAACAAACCTTGAATTTATGCTCATAACCTAatggaaccaaaaaaaacaaatatttactaaaatgcaTTGAAACTGGAAATCCAATATCATTAGCACCAATTGATAATCCTTCGTATGGGTTAGGCCTGATTTTATTCCCCTTGAATCAATGCAGCAAAGTTTGCTCCGCTGTCCCTGTTATGAGGGTTTGACAGTCACAGAATTTTTTTATACAACATTTCTGCTTATAAAAGTTCAGTTTATCCTACAGTAAAGTGCCCCATATTTAAACACTACAGTAATCACTTAAGCACCATGGAATGTGGAGCAAActctttaaatacaaaaatgcatCAGATCGCACTATTTTGGACCATGCATTATACAGTCTTACGATTAATGATTGTTGATGAGCTCATAATAACATACGGCTGTTACACTCATCTAGCAAGATATGCAAAGAAAAACAGCTGCGACACTCGACGCGAATAGAAACTAAAGCGAACCCTGACAGATCCCTTCAGAATATCACTCCctggaaatattattataacttttattattaaattagttTTGCAGAAATGAGCCCCAACACTCTAAAGTTTATTCACTTAACAGTGAGTGAAACATTTCATAGTAAGCTCCATAAAATTTTAGCATGCCTTGCATATGCTAAATCACTAAATGTCATTAACTATGCCTTATGTAGCTACAGCTCAGCTATTCTCCCAGAAGGAGCTCGCCCAGGCTGGCTTTTCATAAGCATTAGTGACATTGATGAGTTATGCTGGAAAGCAATTTACTTCTCACCTTGCAGGTGACAATGCAGCCCACATCTGGCAGGAGGTGAGAGTCAGTGTCTCGCACCACAGAAATAACCGGcatctggagaaaaaaaaaaaacgcaagaaATTTACAAACATcctaataataaatacaggCTCCCAGCGGAGAGAATAAAATTAAGTCAAACAGCAATAGTAAAAGCAATTTCCCCACAACTGCAATTAAAGCGTCGATGGTAACATTTTCTACGTTAATTTGCTCTTAAAAAAGTTGGATATATGAAAACATAATATGAATAAACACCAAGTAAATGTTGAAAATTAGGAAGTGTTCCTCCATCTTCGTAAGCATGCTGTTTAGATCCCCCACCACCAATAAAATATACGAGAATAAGCCTCTTCTTACCAAGCCATTGTCGTTTTTTTTGACCACGTATCCGCAGAGGGAAGAGAATACATAGCCGTGTTTGCAGTACGTTCCATAGCCAGGAGCACAATCCTCAAGACTACATAGCCTTTCACCTGttcataaatacaaaatataacatgTTTTCTTCTCATTGCTCCATTTCACTAATATCTGGGACTTAAAAACATTCATACAAGATAAATGTgtgacattacacacacatcactatttaaaagtttggggtcgttTAGCTGTTATCATAGAAAACAAGCATATTTCTGgcagtaacataattgcaaaagggttttctaacgatcaattagccttttaaacttaaacttggatcagcgaacccaacgtgccattggaacacaggagtgatgggagtgataaaaggccattgaaacaggagtgacgggagtgataaagggcctctgtacacctatgaaaaCACCTATAAAAtctgccgtttccagctacaatagtcatttacaacattaactccATCTGTGCTGGGTTTCGCATCAATCTCATGTGATTTTAATGGAcataaatgtgcttttctttcaaaaacaaggacatatcTAAAGGGACCTCAAACTTTTACTGGTGGACATTACTGGTATTCTCACTTGAAAtcgtatttttattattattgaaatttattttttgtaagcaGGGTTAGACACAAATGAAGTAGCTTCAAAGTAATTTCATATGTTTCATATGTTAGGACTCGGCTGcttgaaatataaatatggatACAAAAATACAGCAATCAGTTCTAATAGAAGTCATGACAGGCTTCACAATGGTCTTTGTGAAAAAGGAATTTCTGGTCCATAAATGGTTAATTGGAAAGGGGATCTCATTAACGTTTCAAAAAGTTAAGATACACAAAAAAAGGCTTCACATAACGCACTCAAATCCTTGGAGATGGGGGAAGACATTTCATGTTACACAGCACACTTGGCGAGTATGGAGTGCCGTGAGGTCGGTATCCTCTGCATTCCCGCGACTAGCCGTTATCTCTCGTATAgctttatgtttatataaacGCCTCTTCGAATAACCCTCACAAGCGACAATAAAACCACAACACTGTCTTACTTACCGGGCACACAGCACTTCACGGGAGCCATGCCACTCGCTTAAGACTGAAGAACCAGCAAGCCCCAGTCTGATTGGCTATTGCCTAGTGACGTCCCTAAACGTCTCGCAAAGGACGCAGCGTCGAGGATTTAGCCAATCATAAAAAAGAAGCAAGCACCGGCCATATTTGTTTTGGGAATACCATCTCGctattaataaagtttttttttagtcaaTAGTTAAGTAGCAAAGTGCCAGCTCTCGTGGTAAAGGGGCTGTCAGGGCAGGATTGATGTTCTGTACTGACTGGTGCAGCATAagagcgccaccatattccgtagcgcaTTACAAACATCATCCCTCTTGTCACACATTGTTAACACATTGTTTCTTTTGGACAGCTGTTTACTCAATGTGTAAATCCAGCCcttataaaatgaattaaaggaacactccagccatcatatgtacattaatatatataacagctgAGGTCCTTTTAAATTCACGTGATTTCCTTCTTGCAGGTGGAATTATGCAGAATCTCCGTATATGCTCTTTGCTCATTTCCGCATCAAGCCTTGCATAGGATGTGTTCAGCAGTAGAAGCGATTCTCCTAGAATGTCAGTGGTCTTCAGCTCTAATTTCAATGGGAGCGATTtcctgcctctgattggctgcttcaagcagatCCCCAAGGTGAGAATCCTCAGAAGGGTCGGGAAGCTGCAGATCCAGCTTTTCCTTAAGacgagtattttttttattaactttgaaaaaattTTACTATACACTTTTTGTTTAGGGTGTTCCCCCGGAGTGCCCCGTAAAATCATTAGTGGCATCGCCAGTATCATAGTTACCCCTGAGCAGCCCCTATTACCCCACATACCAATGCATTCAATTGATGATACCGTCTGCACCAGACACATTTTCCTTGATAACAAGCATTTGTTAAGTACCATTGGATGGATATATTAGATTTCAAAGCATCAGTTGAACAAAGAGGGAGCAGCCGGTCAGAACAGGGCCCCAAGGCTTCTTAGCATATTAAAGGAGCCCTTTCATATTGTCCCTAATCTCATGTTAATGACACCTGTAATTTTTATTGACTGTACGTGTGGTATTAGAACTCAAGCCTTCACAATACCCAAGATGCTCTAAGGTGCAACTAGCTAATTTTTGCAATCGAATATTTAGATCCAAAACATGATACATACATGGACAGGAGCCCCGGAACCCAGCTTGCAGGGGGGGCCCTAGGAttttgtgttatgtcactgGTGAGCAGCTTCCAAACTTGATCTTCCTTGGATCTTTCCCAATGGAGCTCAGTGAGGAGTCATGTCAAAAACCAAGGGAAGCCCATTATACATTTTCTACTAAACAACTAGCTATAGAagagataaaatatttcatatccCAATCCTGGCGATACATTACACAGGAGAAACGAGCCAGGGTTGGATAAAACGCTCACTCGAACCTGCTCCTGATTGCTTGATGGATAGATCACCTTTTGTTTCCCTGCTTGGGTTTCTAGAATCGAACTATTCAGAACCGCCACAGGGTTCCAATTGCCATGGTTAGACCCGCAAAGGCTTAATGGGTTCTGTCAATGCAATACATTTCACATCTTTACCCAATAAACCTCCACATATTGTTTCCTTCATAATATTTATAGACACTTGTTGCGTATTTTATAGTTACATAACTTACTTTCCTGTTGGAGTACAGAATTGCGCACACAACCACGTTTATTGCACATCACTCCTTTATTGAaatgatttgaaaaaaatgacatctcTATGGTGGAAATACTACAGTAAACATGTGCAAAGACCCCGCTGTGTCCATGCCGAGGAGCACCGATGCCATCGCCACAAGACACAAGGAGAGGAAATCTGCATCCAAAACGGATCCAACATATCGGACTGGAAAAGGATATCATGCTTGGTAGGAATTCTAAAATACAGATTGTGTAGCAACAGTAATCATCCCAATATCAATATATTGACCATCGCCCATCAGGTTTTTAGGAACGTTATTGGGAGAACGGTGACAAGCTAGCACAAGGTTAGAAATCCTGAAGATTTAAAACAGCGCTGATCAAAAAATAAGCTGCCATCAAGAGAGCATGAAACTATATAgattgtgtggttttttttgtttttttaaatatggcttTTTGAAAAGTATTTGGAATAAAACAATTTGCGTTTACATTTTCTGTATCCCAGCAATATGCCATTTCCAAACAGTTGCTCATTTTTGCCAGCCTTGTTAACGTGACACAATGTAGAATTGTTGGGAAGGCAGGGATGGTGAAGTTTATATACATGCTCGCACCATCCAACGTAAAAAGTACAAAAGTTATTCTaatctcaaaaaaaacaaacaaaaaaaaaaccttaaaaacgGCCGTTCTGTTAACAtcataacacaatatatatggGTTTGTTACGCTCTCTTGATTCatatcaattttgttttttgtaaccaAGCCACTACAGTAGGCTTTAAAGCTCAGATCACCCAAAGAATAATCGGTTCATACAAGTGAAAACATGGACTACGTAGAACACAATTTTGCAGATATAAGCATGATGTGACTTGCACATCACGCGGATAACATAGGGTTCTGACGTGCATtttcagtggaaaaaaaattacagtacCATGAAAAaccaaaattataaaatgtaaaaaccaaacaaaaatgtGCCCTTTATTAACATCAAACCAATACAATTAACCGTTGTAAATTTGGTCCACGCACAGGATAGGAAAAACCCTCATCGGCGGTATACTGCACTTAAATCTAATTGAGTGACAATGATATACATATCAAGATACTAGACTTCAAATCTACCGCGTCCCACAATGCAGTGAAcagaaaaagggttaaaacattaAATGGATGGCGTGTTCCCTGGGTGAGCTCTCACGTGCAGCTGTATTTCAGAATCCCTAAATGTGAAGTATCTGGGGACAGTAAACTAAGGGATGGCGGCTGCCTCCATTCTATGAATGAAGATTTATTTCTTGGCTTTGCCTTGGGCAGCGACAGCTTCCATGGCCTTCCGCACCGTCTCCTCGTCCCCCAGGAACTGCATTGGTTTGATGGGCTTCAGGTTCTTGTCCAACTCGTAAACGATAGGGATACCAGTAGGCAAGTTCAGCTCCATGATCGCTTCTTCCGACATACCTGCGTAAAGTTTCACAAAGAGGTTTACATTGTATGCATCCCCTCTAACATGTGGCTGAAATAAACCCTCTACGTGTCAGAGTGGTTTCATGTCTCATCCCTTATgtagttaaatatttatatagtgtattttgCATTTACCAGTCTCATTACCAATATCTGATTCTTCCTATTAAGCCTTTTTAACAGAAATGAAGTAACAGAACGCATTTATTGTGCCCAACTCATTTCATCTCTTGACTTAGGGTCTTTAGATTGGCTGCAAAATTAACACCTGTACTATAagcaaataattatataatgccaGAAAAGGACAAAATCTTCTTAAATCAATATACTTTGCAGTAATGCCCTAAAGTTTTGTTCCGTACTTCACTTAAGTGGCCTTTATGAATGATGTCATTTCGTCCCATGAATGTCCCCAAAATGTCCCATGAACTAACTATACATTGTATGTAAGATGGTCAGAAACACACAGACAACATTCTTCCATATAGCATGTGAGCCAGCTTCGGATCCAGGTCTTTCACCGTATTCGTTGTACGTGGGAAGCATACATTGCAGTTTGTATGTGTGCATAAAGCTGAAGAAATCTTAGATAAACATCTCTCTCCAGTATGACTTACTCAGCCGTATGTTACAGGACTAGACGCTTCAGAAAAAACAGCCAAGCATTTTATGGATTTGGATAAAACAACTATCCCAAATACTCTCAACAAGGGGTTTTTAAACAATACGGTACATTTAATAGAATTGGCACACAGGGTTCTTCTCTGCATGGCCGCTGTAATCACATACCTTCAAGGTGCTTAACAATTCCTCTAAGACTGTTGCCATGCGCTGCGATGAGAACCCTCTTCCCCTGCTTGATCTGTGGGACAATTTCATCATTCCAGAAGGGCAGAGCTCTGGCAATGGTGTCCTTCAGGCTCTCACAGCTTGGGAGCTGGTCTTCGGTCAAATCGCCATAGCGACGGTCCTGGGGAAAATAACATAGAAAAcacaatttgacagcagataataaccatttggcccatctactcTGGTCTTAGGAGCCACTTAGGAGCCATTTGGCTATGCCATGCATCTTTAAAtgtccttactgtattaacctctaccacgtctACTGGGAgaatccacttatctactaacTCCCCACCAACTTCTAGGTCCCCAGAACCTAGCAGCAACATGAACACACCAGGAGTCATATTTTATTGGTTCAAAGAAACCTTTCAAATCTGTTGGAATAGCCAAAAGATATAAAACAAGAACGTCAagagtagagctgaaacaacgaatcgataaaatcgataataatcgataacggaaatcatcgataacgatttccgttatcgattaatcgagtgatcaattcgttgttggagcactcggctccttttacttacctccgcgagcgttccccgcttctgctacatgcTCTGccgtctccgccttctagctacgtgacggatgtgacgcgttccggaggtaagtattctgcacagatcgcacagagcgaatcgctctgtgcgaatggagccactcgcacagagcgattcgcacagagcggttcgctctgggcgagtggctccattcgcacagagcgattcgctctgtgcgagtggctccattcgcacagagcggttcgctctgtgcgagtggctccattcgcacagagcggttcgctctgtgcgagtggctccattcgcacagagcggttcgctctgtgcgagtggctccattcgcacagagcggttcgctctgtgcgagtggctccattcgcacagagcggttcgctctgtgcgagtggctccattcgcacagagcggttcgctctgtgcgagtggctccattcgcacagagcggttcgctctgtgcgagtggctccattcgcacagagcggttcgctctgtgcgagtggctccattcgcacagagcggttcgtgagtgtgggtgcagggcagagtgggggtgggggtgcagggcagagtgggggtggggggtgcagggcaggagactgggtgcagggcagagtgggggtggggatgcagggtgtgagtgtgggtgcagagcagagtgggagactgggtgcagggcagagtgggggtggggatgcagggcagggtgtgagtgtgggtgcagggcagagtgggtgcagggcagagtgtgagtgtgggggcagggcagaatgtgggggcagggctgggtgcagggcagagttagagactgggtgcaggggcacagtgcaaagtgctgggtgcaaagtgccagtgctgggtgcaaagtgccagggctgggtgcaaagtgcaaagtgctggtgcaaagtgctgaatgctgggtgcaaagtgctggatgcaaagtgccagggctggggcaaagtgctgggtgcaaagtgctgggtgcaaagtgccagggctgggtgcaaagtgctgggtgcaaagtgctgggtgcaaagtgctgggtgcaaagtgcaaagtgctggggcaaagtttcttgaacagtaatagtccacctcttttcagaatgtttggggttattttgtttcataaatattgtgtttgggttcttgtactttgaaaatattgttttttattacatcataacaaaataagaatgttaatgtaaattttaagttgttttttaacatccagttcattaaattcttttaaataaacgaaaaatttgcatattgttttttttatccgattaatcgattaatcgaaaaaataatcggccgattaatcgattattaaaataatcgttagttgcagccctagtcaagAGTCAGATGTACCTTGCTGATGATGCTGTAATAAGGATGATCTGGATCCATGGAAGGAGGAGGAATGTCAAAGGATCGTCTCCAGATCTTGacctgctcctctccatgtttaGCCGCCGTCTCTGCTTTGTTGAGACCCGTCAGGCCACCATAATGCCTCTCGTTCAGACGCCATGTCCTTACAACAGGCAGCCACATCTGGTCAATGCCCTCTAAAGCCAGCCATAAAGTGCGGATTGCCCTCTTGAGCACGGATGTATAGCATATATCAAATTCATAGCCAGCCTCTGGAAAACAGTGAAAGTGATAATTCGTAAGACATTGTACAGACTGACTTTGGGATACCGCAGACGTCCACATTATCTCCACGGCCCTGCTGTGTTCAAGAAACAAGTGCGGCCACCACGAGGAACTGCCTAGCGCTTAAGACTTTTTATCATAATTTCCTCTACTGACGGAatttcaaacagaaaaaaaaacacgataaATATTGTGAAACcgagtaaagaaaaaaacaaaaggaaatagcATCTATAGTGTATGTCTTCGGCCTGGATATATATTGCATTAGATTCCTTTGTTGGTCAAAGGGCTGAAAACAAGCCAAGGTTCAAATGTCTCCAGCTACATTTCACAATCGCATGCCGGTCTCTCTAACAAGAGGACAAAACTGTGGCTCATCAGCCAACGGAGTCAGCATAGGGCCAGCCGAGCGAGCCTAACAAATCCTGGATCGCTTGGGACTGCCGTAGAAGAGCGTCTACGAAGCTACTACCTTTAACACAGAATGCAGACCCATCACAGAACAAGTCGGGTCCCTTTTTCAAGGACAACTTCAATGAAATGTCCATTTCTGCCTTGAAGCAATACTGCTGTATAAGTCAAGGGAGCGAAACAAGGATAGGCGGATTGTGGCAAGCACAGAAACTACTAGGAAGCCATCAAATATTTTACTGACTATAAACCTCTGACTATAAAGATCCACTCACACCCACACAGATCCCAGAATGACAGAAGGGAACTCTGATTTACAGAAGGCCTTCGCAGGCGTCCACGTCCTACAACAAAATCAATACTTTTACAGATCTACCCTCCTGTGAAATCAAACGCCACAAACTAAGGTACTTGGTTAATATACCGATACCTTTTTAGTCACGGGGTTCCGAGTCATATAACCCACATATTCACATTTTAATACGGCCCACATCCGGGACGATAGTCCCTGCCGGTTACTTGGTTGTAGCCGATCAGCAGTTGCCAATATTGAAGCTTTAGGTTTGGTTTAATAGAGAGTTCACATTTTATCGCGTTGCCCAACGGCCGTTACTCCATGGAGGATGGGTCTTCTCACCGCGTGTGAGTAACGCAAGGGTTTGAGATGCTGTAACTGAATGAAACGTGTTACAGAGAGTGATTCATTCCTCACGCAGACGGCTCACCAACTAGAATGATCAACGCGGAGGAGAAGCTGCCTGAATCATTTCCTCCACGAGAACTCAGAAGAACGACATTCGCTCTGACAACTGGCCCCCTATATCTTCTAGTTATAGTCCTCTCCATTCTCCTTTATGGCAGATCAGAATAAATACTAGTTAATATAATTCTAACCGATTCCAGGGCTACGCATTACTGAAAATTCAATAAACGGCAGCAATTTTGAGTTATGATTTTTACACCTAGGTGGGCGAGCTGGTAGGTCGACGCGAATCAGTCCCACATCTTACACTCTAGACGAAGGTTAAATTTATTTAATGGCTACATGTAGAAGCTTCTATAAACAGCTTGCCCACCGCAGACATCTTACACAATAAAAGCCTCTTTGTATAAAAGATGCTTTTTAAAAGGGACATCGGAATGCGACAGACACGCcgcttaattttattaaaaaaaagtcttatatCACCAAGAAATCCATGATTTACTGGAATTATTATAGCTTGTTGAATATAAGGCTTGCTTAATTCAGTATGAGCACATAACACCCCCCCATctcctatatatacacacacacacacacacacacacacacctatatagcACTACCATTACTGCATTGCAGCTCCACCCATTACAGAGCGCTgctgatttatatattaattatacttCCTTACAAATCATAAGAGTGTGTGAGGCTACAACAACTGATAGTCTCTGCCACTCCTATCAAACTCAGCTGCTCAAGCTGCTAAAGGCATATTAACGACAGCTTCAGATTACTGAGAACTACAACGCTCATCGTGGTTGAGCATGATGTGCATTTCAATCCACTGGAAGTGGAGGGGTTAATTCCCTCCCAGATGACACCCAAGGTCAGCTCACCTCGGGGGGCCCCGGGGCCCAGATATTTGACGCAGGAAGGTGCTGCCCAAGTTACACCCAGTATTCGCCCTTGAATGTTACCTTTCAGCGCCTGCCCTCCTCGCTCTGCCTCTTGCTGACCGGTGGGGCTGAGATCTGCGTCAAACCAGCCGCAGAAGCGATTCTCTTGGTTCCAGGTGCTCTCTCCGTGACGGATAAGGACTAGCTTGTAAGCGGCCATAACTTCTCTTCTCACCGGCTGTCACCTGCAGAATGGGTATGAAGAGCTGGCGCATGCGCCACTCAACCTACTGAGGAGGGTGGGACATGGTGGGTTAGATGCTATTGCGCATGCGCCTTTCTTAGGACTGCATTGGATCTGACCCGATTACCTCATTGCAGGAGAATCGCTTTCAGCCATAACTAAAGCGGGAAGGTGTTTCAGTGAATCTCTCCACCAGTACAGATTAGGGAATGCTGCGGGTTATGtacaaaaagtgattctggtgcaaaattcTCAAAGTGGTCTCACCATAGGGGATAATGGAGTGGCGCTGCAAAGTGGGCCAGtcatttggttgctatggtgatggaAATCTCACCTTACACgaataattttgtaaaattgCGAGCAGCGCCCTCTTTTcttaatgtattggtttgtcttagtccagTTTTGTCTGACTccttgaatgtatggactgtaaaaaGGGTTTCGTagattgttggcactatataaataaaagttaataataataggaataataataatttttaagcTCCATTATGTTCTGCATTACTGTATAACTATCGCCTATGGAGCTCATTTTACTCTTATACGTCAAACATTGTTGTATTCTGTGAAGGAAATGAAGACAGATTAGGATCTGAAAGGGGAAATGTCCCACCAAATGAAGGTGACTAGGAATGTATGTGTTTAAGAAGCATTACCCTTTTTAAAGATGGTGGTACTGGGATTCCCCAGTAACCCCCCCTCACCCTCCCTTCGCTCCCTATGGGCACGTGCAGCACGTAGCAGGACGAGGGCGACGTGACCTTCAGCTCCGGATCCTGAAATGATGCACAAGGCTGTCACCAGAAACACTTGGCATCTTCTCCCGCTGCTGCTTTTTACAGCTGTTTTGGAAAGCATTTGGCAATGCCGGGCAAATTACAATTTCTGAAAAATTGTAGCCTTTTTTGGGGTACAGTGATGGCCAATTGTAGGAGTGTGCCCATcgcaacacattttttttaaatttacaattgtttattcactaataaaGCTCCGGAaacaatacatacaaataattaTACTCAATTTATTATATGAGTTATTGTTTACCATTACAGttactgtataaaaaaataagttaaaaacataaataagatataaaacaaatatctaaGAAAATATGTTCATTTTCATTGGCAATTCCCGTGGTTTGGTGCTACTGTTCGTGATGAAGGTGGTTGCATGGCATAGCTTTACTGGTACCAGTTGCTATTGTAATGGGGAGtcagcaaaaaagaaaacattagagTTGTGGTCTAAGCAGGGTAGCTAGAGGGCCGCACATCGGACAGTCCTGGTTTTCTGTCATCTTGTCCCGCAGTGAAATCTTTGCCCATCCTAAGGGTCCCATCATCAGTTTCGGATAGAATCTATTTGGGATGTCTGTGTTTTGACC comes from Spea bombifrons isolate aSpeBom1 chromosome 11, aSpeBom1.2.pri, whole genome shotgun sequence and encodes:
- the PGAM1 gene encoding phosphoglycerate mutase 1 yields the protein MAAYKLVLIRHGESTWNQENRFCGWFDADLSPTGQQEAERGGQALKEAGYEFDICYTSVLKRAIRTLWLALEGIDQMWLPVVRTWRLNERHYGGLTGLNKAETAAKHGEEQVKIWRRSFDIPPPSMDPDHPYYSIISKDRRYGDLTEDQLPSCESLKDTIARALPFWNDEIVPQIKQGKRVLIAAHGNSLRGIVKHLEGMSEEAIMELNLPTGIPIVYELDKNLKPIKPMQFLGDEETVRKAMEAVAAQGKAKK
- the EXOSC1 gene encoding exosome complex component CSL4, translated to MAPVKCCVPGERLCSLEDCAPGYGTYCKHGYVFSSLCGYVVKKNDNGLMPVISVVRDTDSHLLPDVGCIVTCKVMSINSRFVKVQIMYIGSTPLKNTFRGIIRREDIRATEKDKVEVYKSFRPGDIIMAKVISLGDAQSNYLLTTAENELGVVVAHSEAGASMVPISWCEMQCPKTHIKEPRKVARVQPEFLQT